In one Notolabrus celidotus isolate fNotCel1 chromosome 1, fNotCel1.pri, whole genome shotgun sequence genomic region, the following are encoded:
- the LOC117822036 gene encoding uncharacterized protein LOC117822036 — protein MTPGGVIISGGFTSLLSQVQTRIENLNRAGTFKRHRSYRPSGQLLKPSDSYGCKQFQPELPLEETSDTVDQKHQQLVNIYRQEGIQGGERAEVIDLMKKTFCLQCNQINQSPAPTIEDFRIQWPYLFTQRGIYCHFEKLTDISVLRALELSISECGQRIEKYFRTKSKKKEEQSVVSEGEDVEITLRVIKLLMSYFDEDTEGLILLADGSIV, from the coding sequence ATGACACCAGGAGGTGTCATCATTAGCGGTGGTTTTACTTCACTTCTTTCTCAAGTCCAAACAAGAATTGAGAACTTGAACCGTGCAGGCACATTCAAACGACACAGATCATACAGACCGTCTGGACAACTGCTGAAGCCAAGTGATTCTTACGGATGCAAACAATTTCAGCCGGAACTGCCACTAGAAGAAACCAGTGATACAGTGGATCAGAAGCATCAACAATTGGTGAACATCTACAGGCAGGAAGGTATTCAGGGTGGTGAGAGGGCAGAAGTGATAGAcctcatgaaaaaaacattctgtcttCAGTGTAACCAAATCAATCAGTCTCCAGCACCTACCATTGAAGATTTTAGAATCCAGTGGCCTTACCTTTTCACCCAAAGGGGTATCTACTGTCACTTTGAGAAACTTACCGACATTAGCGTATTGCGGGCCTTGGAGTTATCCATATCAGAATGTGGACAAAGAATAGAGAAGTATTTCAGGACaaagtcaaagaaaaaagaggaacagtCTGTCGTATCCGAGGGGGAGGATGTGGAGATCACCCTCCGTGTCATCAAGCTGCTGATGTCCTACTTTGATGAGGACACAGAGGGACTGATACTCCTTGCTGATGGAAGTATAGTGTAG